The nucleotide window AAAACGCCAGGAACCATGAAGAGCTGACCAGCCTGAAAGACTGTTTGACCTGTCATTATTAATTTGGAGGAGGAGATGTCTCAAGACAAAAAGGGTGGTATAAAGAGACGGGATTTTCTCAAGATCATCGGAGTCGCCGGCGGCACTGCGGCCGTCACGGGCGGATGCTCCGAGCCTGTTGAGCAGCTGATCCCATACGTCATTCCGCCCGAGGGCATTATCCCCGGGGTACCCAACTGGTATGCGAGCACCTGCAGGGAATGTCCGGCGGGCTGCGGCATCCTCGTGAAGAACCGCGAAGGGCGTGCAATAAAGATAGAAGGCAATCCGAAACATCCGATCAACAAGGGCGCGAGCTGCGCCCAGGGCCAGGCCATGCTTCAGGGCCTCTACAACCCCGACCGCACGAGGTCTCCGCTCCTTCTGAACGATCTCGGCAAACGCAGGCCGACAGGCTGGGAGAATGCCGAGAAGGTTCTCGCCGAAAAGATAGCCGAGGTAAGGAAAAAAGGACAAAACGGCAGAATCGTATTCCTTTCGGACAACGTTACAGGCACCCTCGGTGCACTCATCGACGACTGGATGGACGCGATAGGCGGCGTCCACATCTCCTACGAAACCTACGCCTACGAGCCGCTGAGAGAAGCCAACAAAAGAACCTTCGGTATCGACAGGATTCCCACATACAACATAGACAAGGCGAAATATCTCCTTTCGTTCGGCGCCGATTTCATGGAAACATGGCTCTCGCCGACCTACTACACGATGCAGTTCAGCGATATGCACAGCTTCAAGGACGGCTCGATGGGCAAATTCGTTCACGTCGAGCCGAGGGCGTCGCTGACGGGCGTAAACGCAGACGAATGGGTTTCGATAACCCCGGGCACCGAGGGGATACTCGCTCTCGGAATAGCTAACGTCATAGTCAGCGAAGGCCTCTCTAACAGGGGCGGCGAGCTCTCGGGGCTCCTAAGCGGCTACGCGATAGACAAGGTCTCCGAAGCGACGAGCGTTTCCACCGACACGATAAGGCAGATAGCGCGGGAGTTCTCCTCCATGCAGCCGAGCCTCGCGATAGGCGGCGGCACGGCGATGACCTCCACCAACGCCACAGAAACCCAGATCGCTATAAATATATTGAACTACGTCGCCGGGAATATCGGCGAAACGATAGACTTCGGCCGCACCGTCAACACCGACGGCATAAGCCAGTTCTCTGACGTCCTCTCGCTCGTGGATTCCATGTCTAACGGCGGCGTGGACATCCTCATGGTCTACAACGTAAACCCCGTGTTTACGCTTCCGAAGTCGGCTGGTTTCGAGGACGCGATCTCCAAGGTGCCTTTCGTGGTCAGCTTCTCCAGCTTCATGGACGAAACGACCGAAAAGGCCCACCTCATAATGCCCGATAACACGACTATAGAAAGCTGGGGCGATTTTATTCCGAGCACCGGAATACACGGTCTCATCCAGCCCGTCATGACCCCTGTCTTCAACACCAAGGGCACGGGAGACGTTATACTCGCAGTCACGGCCAACATAGAAGATTTAAAAGAGAGATACAAGCAGGCTTCATACTACGATTATTTAAGGGAGTCCTGGAAAAAGGCCTATTCGAGCCAGGCCGGGCTCAGCTTCGACTCCTTCTGGAACAAGGCCCTCGAAAACGGCGGCTACTATTCGGACGTCCAGCCCGTACAGGTCTCCCTGTCCGGCGGGCTCTCCGGTGCGGCGCTCCCCGAGGCCGAGTTCAGCGGCGACGGCGATTACTACTTCATCGCCTACCCGTCCTACAAATACTACGACGGAAGGGGCGCCAACAAGCCCTGGCTCCAGGAGCTGCCCGACGCGCTTTCTACGGGCGTATGGGATTCGTGGGTGGAGGTTCACCCCGACACCGCTTCCAGGCTCGGCGTAAAGCTCGGCGATTACGTAGTCATCGAATCCCCGCAGGGCAGCATCGAAACGCAGGTCTACCCCTATCCCGGCATCAGGCCGGACACGGTCGCCGTGATGATAGGGCAGGGCCACACCAGCTACGGCAGATACGCGAAGGACAGGGGCGTAAATCCCGTCGGCATCCTGCCGCTCGCGACCGACAAGCTCTCGGGCGGATTCGCGTGGTTCACGTCCAGGGTCAAGCTTACCAAGACCGGGAAGCACGCACAGTTCGTTCAAACCCAGTATACGACGCACCAGCACGACAGGGGCATCGCCCAGGAGGTCACGCTCACCGAAATGGAGAAGGGCCTCCCGCACGAAGATCACCACGAGGCGAGCTTCTATCCCGAAAAGAAATACGCCAGGTACCGCTGGGGAATGGCGATCGACCTCCAGAAATGCACCGGCTGCGGCGCGTGCGTAACGGCCTGCTATGCCGAGAACAACATCCCGTTCGTGGGGAAAGAGCTCGTGGCCAAGCGCCGCGACATGGCCTGGATAAAGATAGAAAGATACTTCGAAAAATCGGACAACAAGGCGGGGTTCGAAACCCGGTTCCTCCCGATGCTCTGTCAGCAGTGCGGTAACGCTCCCTGCGAGCCCGTCTGCCCGGTTTACGCGACTTACCACAACCCCGAGGGGCTCAACGGTATGGTCTACAACCGCTGCGTCGGCACGAGGTACTGCTCGAACAACTGCAGCTACAGCGTAAGGAAGTTCAACTGGTTCCAGTACAAG belongs to Thermodesulfobacteriota bacterium and includes:
- a CDS encoding molybdopterin-dependent oxidoreductase, translating into MSQDKKGGIKRRDFLKIIGVAGGTAAVTGGCSEPVEQLIPYVIPPEGIIPGVPNWYASTCRECPAGCGILVKNREGRAIKIEGNPKHPINKGASCAQGQAMLQGLYNPDRTRSPLLLNDLGKRRPTGWENAEKVLAEKIAEVRKKGQNGRIVFLSDNVTGTLGALIDDWMDAIGGVHISYETYAYEPLREANKRTFGIDRIPTYNIDKAKYLLSFGADFMETWLSPTYYTMQFSDMHSFKDGSMGKFVHVEPRASLTGVNADEWVSITPGTEGILALGIANVIVSEGLSNRGGELSGLLSGYAIDKVSEATSVSTDTIRQIAREFSSMQPSLAIGGGTAMTSTNATETQIAINILNYVAGNIGETIDFGRTVNTDGISQFSDVLSLVDSMSNGGVDILMVYNVNPVFTLPKSAGFEDAISKVPFVVSFSSFMDETTEKAHLIMPDNTTIESWGDFIPSTGIHGLIQPVMTPVFNTKGTGDVILAVTANIEDLKERYKQASYYDYLRESWKKAYSSQAGLSFDSFWNKALENGGYYSDVQPVQVSLSGGLSGAALPEAEFSGDGDYYFIAYPSYKYYDGRGANKPWLQELPDALSTGVWDSWVEVHPDTASRLGVKLGDYVVIESPQGSIETQVYPYPGIRPDTVAVMIGQGHTSYGRYAKDRGVNPVGILPLATDKLSGGFAWFTSRVKLTKTGKHAQFVQTQYTTHQHDRGIAQEVTLTEMEKGLPHEDHHEASFYPEKKYARYRWGMAIDLQKCTGCGACVTACYAENNIPFVGKELVAKRRDMAWIKIERYFEKSDNKAGFETRFLPMLCQQCGNAPCEPVCPVYATYHNPEGLNGMVYNRCVGTRYCSNNCSYSVRKFNWFQYKFPEPLNWQLNPDVTVRSMGVMEKCTFCVQRINYAKDQAKDKGRDVLDGEVQVACAQACGSDAIVFGNLKDPESKVSRLSENERGYKVLQMLNTESSITYLKKVKWDKA